The DNA segment GATTTCAATGGCACGGAGTGTTGCTGCAGTGTCGGTCGTAAAGAACGGATTTCCGGTACCTGCGGCAAAAATTACCACTCGTCCGCGTTCTAAATGACGAGTTGCACGACGTACGATAAAGGCTTCAGCAATTTGTTCCATTTTGATAGCACTTTGCACACGGACCAACATCCCCTCGTGTTCACACGCTTCTTGCATTGCAATCGCATTAATCACGGTTGCCAACATCCCCATATAATCACCGGACGTTCGACGGATAATACCGTCTTGTGCTGCAGTAACTCCGCGAATGATGTTACCGCCGCCGATGACAATACCCACTTCAATCCCCGCATCAACGAGGGTTTTGATCTCTGTGGCAATAAATTTGAGGATTTTGGTATCGATGCCGTAACCGTTTTCACCAGCCAATGCCTCGCCGGAGAACTTTACTAAAACACGTTTATAGCCCATACAACCCCCTTTTAAATGTCGCGTATTATACTTTATCGTCGCTTTAAGGTTGCTTTGATTACACTAAGCCGATAAGAAGAGAAGGAAAATCTGGGGTGAAGCTG comes from the Sulfuricurvum sp. genome and includes:
- the pyrH gene encoding UMP kinase gives rise to the protein MGYKRVLVKFSGEALAGENGYGIDTKILKFIATEIKTLVDAGIEVGIVIGGGNIIRGVTAAQDGIIRRTSGDYMGMLATVINAIAMQEACEHEGMLVRVQSAIKMEQIAEAFIVRRATRHLERGRVVIFAAGTGNPFFTTDTAATLRAIEIGAEVIIKATKVDGVYDKDPKKFDDAIKLPSLGYEQALQDHIKVMDDTSIALAKENKLPIIVCDMFTPGNLLEIIQGNLTRCSIVQ